One genomic segment of Arachis duranensis cultivar V14167 chromosome 4, aradu.V14167.gnm2.J7QH, whole genome shotgun sequence includes these proteins:
- the LOC107485046 gene encoding protein trichome birefringence-like 34, with protein sequence MKLAKVQPIVLVGGSNTWGIRNTFHSLLAILTTLLVISFIYIKQDNGTQLSSSSPPQEHEEMIDASQSSKCDLFNGKWVFDNKSYPLYKDKECKFMSDQLACEKFGRKDLSYQNWRWKPNHCDLPRFNATALLERLRNKRLVFVGDSLNRGQWVSMVCLLHTSLSSSTHTSMHNTANASLNIWKVKEYNATIEHYWAPLLVESNSDDPVHHRVIERTVRVNAIEKHARYWTHADFIVFNTYLWWRRPLMNVLWGTFGDPNGVYKKVEMLRVYEMALRTWSDWLEVHVNSNKTQLFFVSMSPTHERAEEWGADKGDNCYKETEMITEEGYWGKGSDPKMMKVVENVVEDLKTRGLNVEILNITQLSEYRKEAHPSIYRKQWEPLTQKQIQDPNSYADCIHWCLPGVPDVWNEILYAYLFQQ encoded by the exons ATGAAATTGGCAAAGGTACAACCAATAGTACTAGTAGGGGGGAGCAACACTTGGGGAATTAGAAACACCTTTCATTCTCTTTTGGCCATTCTTACCACTCTTTTAGTCATTAGTTTCATTTATATAAAACAagacaatggaacacagttgtcatcatcatcaccacccCAAGAACATGAAGAAATGATAGATGCCTCTCAGTCATCAAAATGTGACTTGTTCAATGGGAAATGGGTTTTTGACAATAAGTCTTATCCATTATACAAAGATAAGGAATGCAAGTTCATGTCTGATCAATTGGCATGTGAGAAGTTTGGAAGGAAGGACTTGAGTTACCAGAATTGGAGGTGGAAGCCAAACCATTGTGATCTACCAAG GTTCAATGCCACAGCATTGCTTGAGAGGCTAAGGAACAAGAGGCTTGTGTTTGTGGGGGATTCACTCAACAGAGGCCAATGGGTTTCCATGGTTTGCCTTCTTCACACTTCCCTCTCATCATCAACTCACACTTCCATGCACAACACTGCTAATGCCTCTCTTAACATTTGGAAGGTCAAA GAATACAATGCAACAATTGAGCATTATTGGGCACCATTGCTAGTAGAATCAAATTCAGATGATCCAGTGCACCATAGAGTAATAGAAAGAACTGTGAGAGTGAATGCGATTGAGAAGCATGCTAGGTATTGGACTCATGCTGACTTTATTGTCTTCAACACTTACCTCTGGTGGAGAAGGCCTCTTATGAATGTTTT GTGGGGAACATTTGGAGACCCAAATGGAGTTTACAAAAAAGTGGAAATGCTAAGAGTTTATGAGATGGCATTGAGAACATGGTCAGATTGGTTGGAGGTCCATGTTAATAGTAACAAGACCCagttattttttgttagtatGTCACCAACTCATGAAAG GGCTGAAGAATGGGGAGCAGATAAGGGTGACAATTGTTACAAAGAAACAGAAATGATCACAGAAGAAGGGTATTGGGGTAAAGGGTCAGATCCAAAAATGATGAAAGTGGTGGAGAATGTGGTTGAAGACTTGAAAACAAGAGGGTTGAATGTTGAAATACTTAACATCACTCAGCTCTCAGAGTACAGAAAAGAAGCACACCCTTCTATATACAGAAAGCAGTGGGAGCCTCTAACACAAAAACAGATACAAGATCCAAATAGCTATGCAGATTGCATACATTGGTGCCTTCCTGGAGTTCCTGATGTGTGGAATGAGATACTTTATGCCTATCTTTTCCAACAATGa
- the LOC107485047 gene encoding uncharacterized protein LOC107485047, with protein sequence MGENVEQVSTRSNSRVPTLCEECKSNPSKYKCPSCSIQSCSLPCVKAHKERTGCTGKRNQTQFVPLSKFDDNLLLSDYNLLEEVKRVAESSQRMRTKLGMYAYFKLPHYLKSLGSAARSRRTKLLFLPSGMSKRQKNQTRYDQRKKFISWTIEWHFHSTDVVLHDHGVNENTSFYSILEKHLKPGPWNHPLRQFCEEQPDRLKIFIRKYPKGPKSPFKELDMKAPIRQQLADVVILEFPVVFVFLPSHRIDFEVIKKVNQIDNKSLPKDSKDGQEPEGVSFREEEIEDDSTDPQVLDLMKNLDSSTSNQVSTHNMISEKAPTGSSDKPLFEEDTVGNPSHSSLKNKELKISEDMTFDFDQDLMDVYANLMADMNPDNFLDFDGEFSKKTDNEIGLIGTNGVLPVPEELEEGEIPE encoded by the exons ATGGGAGAAAACGTAGAACAGGTCTCAACTAGAAGCAACTCCAGAGTCCCAACATTATGCGAAGAATGCAAATCTAACCCATCAAAATACAAGTGCCCCAGCTGTTCCATACAGTCATGCAGTCTTCCCTGTGTAAAAGCTCACAAAGAGCGAACTGGATGTACCGGCAAGAGGAACCAGACTCAATTTGTTCCTCTTTCCAAGTTTGATGACAACCTCCTACTATCTG ACTATAATTTGCTGGAAGAGGTAAAGAGGGTAGCTGAATCTTCTCAGAGAATGAGAACTAAATTGGGCATGTATGCATATTTTAAGTTACCTCATTACCTTAAAAGCCTGGGGAGCGCTGCTAGGAGTCGGAGAACCAAACTGCTGTTTCTTCCTAGCGGAATGTCAAAAAGACAGAAGAATCAAACTCGATATGACCAAAG GAAGAAATTCATATCTTGGACAATTGAATGGCATTTTCATTCAACGGATGTTGTTTTACATGACCACGG AGTCAATGAAAATACAAGCTTCTACTCCATTCTAGAAAAGCACCTCAAACCTGGTCCGTGGAATCACCCATTAAGGCAATTTTGCGAAGAGCAGCCGGATCGCCTCAAGATTTTCATTCGTAAATACCCAAAG GGTCCCAAGTCACCCTTCAAAGAGCTGGATATGAAAGCACCAATCAGACAGCAATTAGCCGATGTAGTCATTTTGGAGTTTCCCGTCGTGtttgttttcttgccatctCACAGAATTGATTTTGAAGTTATTAAGAAGGTAAATCAGATAGATAATAAATCACTTCCAAAAGACAGCAAAGATGGCCAAGAGCCAGAAGGTGTATCATTTAGGGAGGAGGAGATAGAAGATGACTCCACAGATCCTCAGGTTTTGGATCTCATGAAGAACTTGGATTCAAGTACATCAAATCAAGTGTCTACACATAATATGATTTCCGAGAAAGCACCAACGGGTTCATCGGATAAACCCCTGTTTGAAGAAGACACTGTGGGTAACCCTTCACATTCTTCACTGAAAAACAAGGAACTAAAAATCTCTGAAGACATGACATTTGACTttgatcaagatttgatggATGTCTATGCTAATCTAATGGCTGACATGAATCCAGACAACTTCCTTGATTTTGATGGTGAATTCTCCAAGAAAACAGACAATGAGATAGGTTTGATTGGTACCAATGGGGTATTGCCTGTGCCAGAGGAATTGGAGGAAGGGGAAATTCCAGAATAG